One stretch of Bacillus spongiae DNA includes these proteins:
- a CDS encoding GNAT family N-acetyltransferase, with amino-acid sequence MLIRYNKAFEKIAMGLLSFMPKEKDLKKLQETIKLYETEKKWRLFLWKEEEDVIGLVGVQLFGESSIEVQHISVNPSHRFEGVGTQMIKALHEYYADYEIGPNKDTESFYKQCEL; translated from the coding sequence ATGCTTATACGTTATAATAAAGCATTCGAAAAGATTGCAATGGGCTTGCTTTCTTTTATGCCAAAAGAAAAAGATTTAAAAAAACTTCAAGAAACGATAAAGTTATATGAAACTGAAAAAAAATGGCGATTATTTCTTTGGAAAGAGGAAGAGGATGTAATTGGACTTGTTGGTGTACAACTATTTGGAGAAAGCTCAATAGAGGTGCAGCATATTTCGGTAAACCCTTCTCACCGGTTTGAAGGGGTTGGAACTCAGATGATAAAAGCATTGCATGAATACTATGCTGACTATGAAATAGGGCCAAATAAAGATACTGAGAGCTTCTACAAGCAATGTGAATTATAG
- a CDS encoding DUF309 domain-containing protein, translating to MNIPKEFIQYLVYFHGNRDYFECHEVLEEYWKKVDSTNRASIWVGFIQVAVAMYHYRRNNLNGAQRTLMKGMTNLQLNDQKLATLGVEKDRFLSILHDQMKRINEHKPYQSINIPLIDEDLIRTCINLCDSYGYRWRQESDLSNSLIVHKHQLRDRSDVISAREKALKNKNG from the coding sequence ATGAATATCCCTAAAGAGTTCATTCAATACTTAGTCTATTTCCACGGAAATCGAGATTATTTCGAATGTCATGAAGTGCTGGAGGAATATTGGAAAAAAGTAGATAGTACAAATCGAGCCTCTATTTGGGTTGGTTTTATTCAAGTGGCAGTGGCCATGTATCATTACCGTCGCAACAATCTAAATGGAGCGCAACGTACACTTATGAAGGGGATGACTAATTTACAGCTAAATGATCAAAAATTAGCAACACTTGGTGTTGAAAAAGATCGTTTTTTATCAATTTTACATGATCAAATGAAACGTATTAACGAGCATAAGCCTTATCAAAGCATTAATATCCCACTAATTGATGAAGATTTAATACGTACCTGTATAAATTTATGTGATTCTTATGGATATAGGTGGAGACAAGAAAGCGATTTATCCAATTCCTTGATTGTTCACAAGCATCAATTACGTGACCGTTCAGATGTCATTTCAGCAAGAGAAAAAGCTCTTAAAAATAAAAATGGCTAG